DNA from Frateuria edaphi:
TCAACCTGCCGGGCCAGCACAACGTGCTCAACGCGCTGGCAGCCGCCACGATCGGCTGGCAGCTGGGAGTCGAAGCCGAGGCGATCGCTCGCGCGCTGGAGAATTTCCAGGGCGTCGGTCGGCGCTTCCACCGCCGCGGCGAGTTGAAGCTGGAGCAGGGCAGCGCGCTGCTGGTGGACGACTACGGTCACCACCCGCGCGAACTGGCCGCCGTGTTCGCGGCCGCCCGCGGCGGCTGGCCGGACCGGCGCCTGGTGGTCGGCTTCCAGCCGCACCGCTACAGCCGTACGCGTGACCTGCTGGACGACTTCGCCAACGTGCTGGCCGAGGCTGACGTGCTGGTGCTGACCGAGGTGTACCCGGCCGGCGAAGCGCCGATCGCCGGCGCCGATGGCCGCGCGCTGGCTCGCGCCGTGCGCGCGCGCGGCAAGGTCGATCCGGTGCTGATCGAACACCCGCGCGACTTCAAGGACACCCTGCCGACGCTGCTGCGCGACGGCGACCTCCTGCTGCTGCTCGGCGCCGGCGACATCGGCGCGGCGGCGGTGGAGCTCGCGCAGGTCGGTCACCTGAGGACTACGAAGTGAACGCTACGACGAACAGGACCACGCCTTCCAGGATCACCGATCCCGCCCAGTTCGGCCGCGTGGCCGTGGTGATGGGCGGCAGCTCCGCCGAGCGCGAGGTGTCGCTCGATTCCGGCCGCAACGTGCTGGCCGCGCTCAAGAGCCGCGGCGTCGACGCCCATGCGATCGACGGTATCCCGGCGCTGCTCGATGCGCTGCGCGCCGGCCACTTCGCGCGCGTGTTCAACATCCTGCATGGCCAGCACGGCGGTGGCGAGGATGGCGTACTGCAGGGAGCGCTCGAATCGCTCAACGTGCCCTACACCGGCTCGGGCGTGCTCGGCTCGGCGTTGTCGATGGACAAGGTGCGGTCCAAGCGCGTGTGGCAATCGCTAGGCTTGCCTACGCCGACCTTCGTCGCGCTGCCGCGCGGCGCCGGCGCGGATGCCGTGCACGCGGCGGCGAAACGGGTCGGTTTCCCGCTGATCGTCAAGCCAGCCTGCGAGGGCTCCAGCGTGGGCGTCACCCGCGTGTTCGAGGAAAGCCAGCTCGACAGCGCCGTGCAACTGGCCGCCCGCTACCCGGGCGACCTGCTGATGGAAACCCTGATCGAGGGCGACGAGATGACCGTCGCCATCCTCGGCCGCCAGGTGATGCCCTCGATCCATATCGTGCCCAAGGGCGCGTTCTACGACTACAACGCCAAGTACGTGGCCGAAGACACCCAGTACCTCTGCCCGGGCCTCGAGGGCGCGGCCGAGGACGAACTGCGCGCGCTGGCGCTCGAGGCCTTCGATGCGCTC
Protein-coding regions in this window:
- a CDS encoding D-alanine--D-alanine ligase; amino-acid sequence: MGGSSAEREVSLDSGRNVLAALKSRGVDAHAIDGIPALLDALRAGHFARVFNILHGQHGGGEDGVLQGALESLNVPYTGSGVLGSALSMDKVRSKRVWQSLGLPTPTFVALPRGAGADAVHAAAKRVGFPLIVKPACEGSSVGVTRVFEESQLDSAVQLAARYPGDLLMETLIEGDEMTVAILGRQVMPSIHIVPKGAFYDYNAKYVAEDTQYLCPGLEGAAEDELRALALEAFDALGCHGWGRVDVMRDRQGRNFLLEVNTAPGMTSHSLVPKAAKAAGIDYEDVCWRVLETSFREGL